The proteins below come from a single Stomoxys calcitrans chromosome 1, idStoCalc2.1, whole genome shotgun sequence genomic window:
- the LOC106086625 gene encoding mitochondrial inner membrane protein OXA1L: MIFQRVQFLRQANALRHLNKFTSPATSSQFINTRDLHVGLEADKRCHRPYTSKLPLMALAMPTMGIRFASAEAGAASEAAGKTIINLADIPAAPAIPENAGEVAATALNALGEPTFASIGLGGWSPVGLVQNCMEFLHVSCDLPWWGAIAIGTVVVRTLIFPLVIMAQRNAAKMNNNMPQMQLLQMKMTEARQSGNAIDSARYAQEMMMFMKEKEMNPLKNLIVPLAQAPLFISFFMGLRSMANTPVESMRDGGLWWFSDLTIADPTFMLPVITSLTLLLTVEIGTDSARLSAQNMGMMKYVLRALPIAIFPFTMNFPAAILTYWACSNFISLGQVAVLKIPSVREYFKIDKMVIHKAENLPVKKKKFVEGMKDSWQNMKITKELEERSRLDEIRFAKAGRGPLVKTFKYDPTKPRPTGPTASSIEAKKSS; encoded by the exons ATGATATTCCAACGTGTCCAGTTTTTACGCCAAGCCAATGCATTGAGGCATTTGAATAAG TTTACATCACCGGCAACTTCAAGCCAATTCATAAATACAAGAGATTTACATGTTGGACTGGAAGCCGATAAAAGATGTCATCGTCCATATACATCAAAATTACCTTTAATGGCTTTGGCTATGCCCACAATGGGTATACGTTTCGCTAGTGCTGAGgctggtgcggcaagtgaagcAGCTGGAAAGACCATTATCAATCTGGCTGACATACCTGCAGCACCAGCAATACCAGAAAATGCCGGGGAGGTTGCGGCAACAGCTTTAAATGCCCTGGGTGAACCTACATTTGCTTCCATTGGTTTGGGCGGATGGTCTCCGGTTGGCTTGGTTCAAAACTGCATGGAGTTCCTACATGTTTCATGTGATCTACCCTGGTGGGGAGCAATTGCCATTGGTACTGTGGTGGTGCGTACACTTATTTTCCCCTTGGTTATTATGGCCCAACGTAATGCTGCCAAAATGAATAATAACATGCCCCAGATGCAATTGCTACAAATGAAAATGACTGAGGCTCGGCAGTCGGGTAATGCCATAGATTCAGCCCGCTATGCCCAGGAGATGATGATGTTCATGAAGGAAAAGGAAATGAATCCATTGAAGAATCTTATTGTTCCGCTGGCCCAGGCGCctcttttcatttccttctttatgggcctaagaagcATGGCCAATACGCCAGTAGAATCAATGAGAGATGGTGGACTGTGGTGGTTCTCTGATTTGACCATAGCGGATCCCACATTTATGCTGCCAGTCATCACAAGTTTGACTCTGTTGTTGACTGTGGAAATTGGCACAGACAGTGCTAGATTATCAGCGCAAAATATGGGTATGATGAAGTATGTCTTGCGGGCATTGCCCATTGCCATTTTCCCATTTACGATGAATTTCCCTGCAGCCATTTTAACATATTGGGCTTGCAgtaatttcatttctttggggcAG GTTGCAGTTCTGAAAATTCCTTCCGTACGCGAATATTTCAAAATCGATAAAATGGTTATACACAAGGCGGAAAATTTGCCGGTTAAGAAAAAGAAGTTTGTGGAAGGCATGAAAGACT CTTGGCAAAATATGAAAATCACCAAAGAATTGGAAGAGCGTTCAAGATTAGACGAAATTCGATTTGCTAAGGCTGGAAGAGGACCTTTGGTGAAAACTTTCAAATATGACCCTACTAAGCCACGACCCACGGGACCTACAGCCAGTAGTATAGAAGCCAAGAAGAGTAGTTAA